In the genome of Limnobaculum zhutongyuii, one region contains:
- the rpmF gene encoding 50S ribosomal protein L32, with product MAVQQNKSTRSRRGMRRSHDALTTAAVSVDKVSGETHLRHHITADGYYRGRKVITK from the coding sequence ATGGCCGTACAACAGAACAAAAGTACCCGTTCAAGACGTGGCATGCGTCGTTCACATGATGCATTGACTACAGCTGCAGTATCTGTGGATAAAGTCTCAGGTGAAACCCACCTGCGTCACCACATCACCGCTGACGGTTACTACCGTGGCCGCAAGGTTATCACTAAATAA
- the yceD gene encoding 23S rRNA accumulation protein YceD — protein MQKVKLPLTIDPLRTAQKSLDYSGIYSGAQAQRLAESVVSVDGDVEAELSFNIDNQRLVVITGQATVPVTLMCQRCNGNFPYTIHATYCFSPVKNDEQAEALPADYEPIEVDEFGEINLLAVIEDELILSLPIAPVHEYEHCEVSEADMIFGELPPEAEKPNPFAVLASLKQK, from the coding sequence ATGCAAAAGGTAAAATTACCCTTAACTATTGATCCGCTCCGTACGGCTCAGAAAAGTCTGGATTACTCAGGTATCTATTCAGGCGCTCAGGCCCAGCGGTTAGCAGAATCAGTAGTAAGTGTGGATGGTGATGTTGAAGCTGAATTATCATTTAATATCGATAATCAGCGGTTGGTTGTGATTACAGGGCAGGCCACGGTTCCAGTAACTTTGATGTGTCAGCGTTGTAATGGCAATTTTCCTTACACTATTCACGCAACGTATTGTTTCAGCCCGGTCAAGAATGATGAGCAGGCAGAAGCATTACCGGCAGACTACGAGCCGATTGAAGTCGATGAGTTTGGCGAAATCAATTTGCTGGCAGTAATTGAAGATGAACTTATTCTTTCATTGCCAATAGCGCCGGTTCATGAATATGAACACTGTGAAGTGTCCGAAGCGGACATGATTTTTGGTGAACTACCGCCAGAGGCGGAAAAACCAAATCCATTTGCCGTATTAGCCAGTTTAAAGCAAAAGTAA
- a CDS encoding Maf family protein, with protein MTQLILASTSPYRQALLEKLGLPFICIAPEADETPRVNESAEALVIRLATSKAETVAKNNPDSLIIGSDQVCVLNHQITGKPLNRENAIAQLTQASGQSITFYTGLCLYNSHNQQAEVICEPFTVFFRHLSQEEIEAYVDQEQPWYCAGSFKSEGLGITLFERLEGRDPNSLIGLPLIALNHMLIKNSMNPLNRK; from the coding sequence ATGACACAACTCATTTTGGCTTCAACCTCACCCTACCGTCAGGCCCTGCTGGAAAAGCTGGGGCTTCCTTTTATATGTATAGCGCCAGAAGCGGATGAAACACCTCGAGTAAATGAATCTGCAGAAGCATTGGTTATTCGACTGGCAACCAGCAAAGCCGAAACCGTGGCTAAAAATAATCCGGACAGTCTCATTATTGGTTCCGATCAGGTATGCGTGTTAAATCACCAAATTACCGGCAAACCGCTTAACAGAGAAAACGCTATCGCTCAGTTAACGCAAGCCAGTGGACAATCTATTACCTTCTATACCGGCCTTTGCCTGTATAACAGCCATAACCAACAGGCAGAGGTAATATGCGAGCCTTTTACGGTTTTTTTCCGTCATCTCAGTCAGGAAGAGATCGAAGCCTATGTTGATCAGGAACAACCATGGTATTGCGCGGGAAGTTTTAAATCCGAAGGTTTAGGCATTACGCTGTTTGAGCGGCTGGAAGGACGGGATCCGAATAGCCTGATTGGGCTTCCTTTAATAGCTCTTAATCATATGTTGATAAAAAATAGTATGAACCCATTGAATCGAAAATAA